The Drechmeria coniospora strain ARSEF 6962 chromosome 02, whole genome shotgun sequence genome has a segment encoding these proteins:
- a CDS encoding ubiquinone biosynthesis monooxygenase COQ6, translating to MPYLVLIHCNLAGSSPVASHLRVALVEAQDLSKPATYSPSPSEYSNRCSSLTPASVEFLNTIGAWAHIARDRIQEYGEMQVWDGLTDARIEFNWPHGSSPRAIAYMAENLNLTSALLKRLNELGGVDVFDNTKVDEIVLGEETDSLDLREWPVVRLSNGKSLAARLLVGADGASSPVRTFAGIESRGWDYGRHGVVATLQLEGDVQTAFQRFLPTGPIAMLPMPGKHATLVWSTTPKNASLLKSLPPKEFTAMVNAAFRLSAVDLAYMHTQAAGQDEEYRWRMQHTPVDLEVVPQTVVGVQEGSVASFPLRLRHADTYIGERIALVGDAAHTIHPLAGQGLNQGQADVRSLVKAVEYSVTHGQDLGTQLSLESYNSERYAANHVLLGVCDKLHKLYAVESGPLVPLRSIGLRAVNALSPLKTFLMNQASGTGAPGSWRPT from the coding sequence ATGCCATATCTTGTACTCATTCATTGTAATCTCGCAGGGTCTAGTCCCGTCGCCTCCCATCTCCgtgtcgccctcgtcgaggcgcagGACCTATCCAAGCCTGCCACTTATTCCCCTTCGCCGTCCGAGTACTCGAATCGCTGCAGCTCCCTCACGCCAGCCTCGGTCGAGTTCCTCAACACCATCGGAGCATGGGCGCACATTGCCCGCGATCGCATACAAGAGTACGGCGAGATGCAGGTTTGGGATGGGCTCACCGATGCGCGTATCGAGTTCAACTGGCCCCATGGGTCTAGTCCTCGAGCCATCGCCTACATGGCGGAAAACCTGAACCTTACTTCAGCCCTCCTGAAGAGGCTCAACGAGTTGGGAGGTGTGGATGTCTTTGACAACACAAAGGTGGACGAGATAGTACTGGGGGAGGAGACGGACAGCTTGGACCTCAGAGAGTGGCCTGTCGTCCGTCTCTCCAACGGCAAGTCGTTGGCGGCCCGGCTGCTTGTTGGTGCCGACGGTGCAAGCAGTCCTGTCAGAACGTTTGCCGGCATCGAGAGTCGGGGCTGGGACTACGGCAGACATGGCGTCGTGGCGACCTTGCAGCTTGAAGGCGACGTCCAAACAGCTTTCCAGCGCTTCTTACCCACTGGCCCTATCGCGATGCTTCCGATGCCCGGGAAGCATGCTACGCTGGTTTGGTCGACTACACCGAAGAACGCATCTCTTCTAAAGTCGCTGCCTCCGAAGGAATTCACGGCCATGGTCAACGCTGCCTTCCGCCTCTCCGCCGTTGACCTTGCCTACATGCACACCCAGGCTGCTGGCCAAGACGAGGAATACCGCTGGAGGATGCAACACACACCGGTCGACCTTGAGGTTGTTCCCCAGACCGTCGTCGGTGTTCAAGAGGGTTCGGTGGCCTCGTTTCCCCTCAGACTTCGGCACGCTGATACCTACATCGGCGAGCGCattgccctcgtcggcgatgccgctCACACGATCCACCCTCTTGCAGGCCAAGGCCTCAATCAGGGACAGGCCGATGTCCGAAGCTTGGTCAAGGCAGTCGAGTACTCGGTCACCCACGGACAGGATCTCGGGACGCAGCTGTCCCTCGAGAGCTACAACAGCGAACGATACGCCGCCAACCACGTCCTGCTTGGCGTTTGCGACAAGTTGCACAAGCTATACGCCGTTGAGAGCGGGCCTTTAGTCCCGCTGAGGTCCATAGGGCTGAGGGCCGTCAATGCGCTGTCACCACTGAAGACCTTCTTGATGAACCAAGCCTCTGGGACAGGCGCTCCGGGTTCTTGGCGGCCGACATAG
- a CDS encoding NADH-ubiquinone oxidoreductase 49 kDa subunit produces MASLHRLAGRAAKRLCLRQATMPTTSLAIRSFSTTGLRKYATPVSAGTRLIPVDENFANPNEAQALSGDSTKSLENSVDNRKVRHYTVNFGPQHPAAHGVLRLILELNGEEIIRADPHVGLLHRGTEKLIEYKTYLQALPYFDRLDYVSMMTNEQCFSLAVEKLLNIEIPDRAKYIRTLFGEITRILNHLMSVLSHAMDVGALTPFLWGFEEREKLMEFYERVSGARLHAAYVRPGGVHQDIPVGLLDDIYQWATQFGDRIDETEEMLTDNRIWIDRLRGVGVVSAAEALNLSFTGVMLRGSGVPWDIRKSQPYDAYDKVEFDVPVGTNGDCYDRYLCRMEEFRQSLRIIHQCLNDMPAGPVRVEDYKISPPPRTAMKENMEALIHHFLLYTKGYAVPPGETYSVIEAPKGEMGVYVVSDGSERPYRCHIRAPGFAHLGGFDHVCKGHLLADAVAVIGTMDLVFGEVDR; encoded by the exons ATGGCATCCCTCCACAGATTAGCTGGCCGTGCGGCCAAGCGGTTGTGCCTGCGACAGGCgaccatgccgacgacgagcctcgCCATCCGTTCCTTCTCCACCACCGGCCTCCGCAAGTACGCCACCCCCGTGTCTGCCGGCACGAGGCTTatccccgtcgacgagaacTTTGCGAATCCGAACGAGGCACAAGCTCTGTCTGGCGACTCCACCAAGTCGCTCGAGAACTCGGTCGACAACCGAAAGGTCAGGCATTATACTGTCAACTTCGGCCCCCAGCACCCCGCCGCTCACGGTGTGCTTCGTCTCATTCTTGAGCTCAACGGCGAGGAAATCATCCGTGCCGACCCCCACGTCGGCCTGCTGCATCGAGGCACCGAGAAGTTGATCGAGTACAAGACCTATCTCCAGGCTCTGCCGTACTTTGACCGTCTCGACTACGTCTCCATGATGACCAACGAGCAGTGcttctccctcgccgtcgagaagtTGCTCAACATTGAGATTCCCGACCGCGCCAAGTACATCCGAACCCTCTTTGGAGAGATCACCCGAATCCTGAACCATCTCATGTCCGTCCTTTCACACGCCATGGATGTTGGTGCCTTGACCCCTTTCTTGTGGGGGTTCGAGGAGCGAGAGAAGCTCATG GAGTTCTACGAGCGCGTCTCCGGTGCCCGACTTCACGCCGCCTATGTCCGCCCCGGTGGCGTCCACCAGGATATTCCCGTCGGccttctcgacgacatcTACCAGTGGGCCACTCAGTTTGGCGACCGCATCGACGAAACGGAGGAAATGTTGACCGACAACCGCATTTGGATTGATCGGCTGAGAGGTGTCGGTGTCGTCTCGGCTGCGGAGGCGCTTAACCTGTCCTTCACCGGTGTCATGCTCCGCGGCTCTGGCGTTCCATGGGACATCCGAAAGAGTCAGCCGTACGACGCCTACGACAAGGTCGAGTTCGATGTCCCCGTCGGAACCAACGGTGACTGCTACGACCGATATCTGTGCCGCATGGAGGAGTTCCGACAGTCCCTGCGTATCATTCACCAATGCCTCAACGACATGCCCGCCGGTCCCGTCCGAGTGGAAGACTACAAGATCTCGCCTCCGCCCCGGACCGCCATGAAGGAGAACATGGAGGCTCTCATCCACCACTTCCTGCTCTACACCAAGGGCTACGCGGTCCCTCCTGGCGAAACCTACTCCGTCATCGAGGCACCCAAGGGAGAGATGGGTGTTTACGTTGTCAGCGACGGTAGCGAGCGCCCGTACCGGTGCCACATCCGTGCCCCGGGCTTTGCTCACCTGGGTGGTTTCGACCACGTCTGCAAGGGCCACTtgctggccgacgccgtcgccgttaTTGGCACCATGGATCTAGTGTTTG GTGAGGTCGATCGGTAA